The following DNA comes from Micromonospora chokoriensis.
TTGCCCGGGCTCGCTACCGTGCCGGACATGAACGGGTGGCGGGTGGCAACCGGCGGCATGATCCTTTCAGGTGGCGCGCTCGGAGCGCTTCTCTCCGCGCCCGTGCTCCTGGCCGGCGACGGCGCCGCGTTGCCGATCACGATCCTCGGCGTCGGAGCGATGGCGTTCGGCGCGGTCCAGGTCCGCGGCGGGCTGCGCGCACCCGCGCCGCGCCCCGCGCCTCGTCGGGTGCCCGGTCCGCGCCGGCGGTACGCCGACACCAGCACCCCCGCGACGTACTACGGCGACTCGGGCGGCTCGGACTGGTCCCGCGGCGGCGACGGCGACTCCGGCGGCGGCGGTTACTCCGGCGGTGACTTCGGGGGTGGTGGTTCCTCCGGCGGCGGTGGGGACTCCGGGGGCGGTGGCGGCGGTTCCTGACCTCCCGTTGCGGCAGAATGCGACGTATGCGCACTGACGTGATCACTGTCCAGACCGGGTCCCGCCCGGCCGTCCGCGACATCACCGCGGAGGCCCAGCAGTTCGTCTCCGGTGCGGGCGACGGACTCCTGCACGTCTTCGTGCCGCACGCCACCGCCGGCCTGGCGATCATCGAGACCGGTTCGGGATCCGACGACGACCTGCTCAGCGCGTTGGACGACCTGCTACCGACCCAGGACCGGTGGCGGCACCGGCACGGCTCGCCCGGCCACGGCCGCGACCACGTACTACCGGCGTTCGTCCCGCCGTACGCCACGCTGCCGGTGCTGGCCGGCCGTCTGTCGCTCGGCACCTGGCAGTCGATCTGCCTCGTCGACACCAACGGCGACAACCCGACCCGACAGGTCCGCTTCTCCTTCCTCCCGGGCTGACCGCCCCCCGCGCCCGCCTCACCCCACCCCCCGGCCTCAAGATCCGCGCAACATCCCCGACAGTGCTGCCTCGACGCGAGCTGAGGCAGCACTGTCCCCGATGATGCGCGGGTCTTGACGGGCGTGGATCGTGACCAGCGCGGGTTTCGAACGGGGCGAGCGAACGTTGAGCCGACCGGGCGGACCCGGTGCGTACGATGTGGCGGTGCCGCAGGAGGTGGGTTCCGTAGCAGGTGGACCGGTGGATCGGGCTGGTCTCGCCGCCGATGTGCTGCGCCGGATGGCCCACGTCAGCGATGCCGTGCGACACCGGCAGGGTGCCGCATTCGCCGAGTTGGGGCTCACCCCGGCGGCGGCGCGGGCGTTGCACCAACTGGACCCGGACCGCCCGCTGCCGGCTCGTGATCTCGCCGGCCAACTGGGCTGCGACCGGTCGAACGTGACGGTGCTCGTCGACAAGCTGGAACAGGCCGGGTTGGTGGAACGACGCACCGACCCGGCGGACCGCCGGCAGAAGACGTTGGTGGTGACCGAGAAGGGCCGCGTCGAGCGCGACCGGGTGACCATGGTGATGTCCGACTCCCGACTCCTGTCCGGGCTGACCGACGAAGAGCTGCGCACCCTTCGTGACCTGGTCTGGAAGGCGTCAGACGACGGTTGTTCGGAGCCCTGCGGTCCGGAGTGAGTCGGCCCGGGACGGCCGTGTCCCACTGGGCGAGGCGGCCTTCCGTCGGTAATGCTGTGCGACGTGACCACCCCGCAAGACCTCGACGACCGGTTCCGGGAGACGCTGGCGGCGCTGCCCGCCGCGGAGCGTCGGCGCGACCCCGCTGACCCGATCACCGACGATGCCCCGTTGACCGGCGCGCAGGTGCTCGATCTGTTCGACGCGCAGGTGACCAGCCGGCAGCTCGACCTGGCCGGGCGCTGGCTGCGCAGCTTCGGGGAGGGTTTCTACACCATCGGCTCCGCCGGGCACGAGGGCAACGCCGCGGTCGCCGCCGCGCTGCGCCCCACGGATCCGGCGTTGCTGCACTACCGCTCCGGTGCCTTCTACTGCCTCCGCGCCGCCCAGGCCGCCGCCGCGCTGCCGCCGTCGGGCGAGCCGAACTCCGCCGCCGTGCTGCCGCCGTCGGGCGAGCCGAACTCCGCCGCCGCGCTGCCGCCGTCGGGCGAGCCGAACTCCGCCGCCGCGCTGCCGCCGTCGGGCGAGCCGAACTCCGCCGCCGCGCTGCCGCCGTCGGGCGAGCCGGACTCCGGCGCCGATCCAGAGCCGACCGGCGACCCGGGGTCGGATGCCGATCCAACGGCGGGCAGCGACCGGCGGGCCGGCGGCGATCCCGCGTCGACCGACGCCGACTCGACCGCCGATCCTGATCCGTTGCGGCCCGAACCCGCACCGGCAGGCGGGTTCGGCGCGTACGCGGATGCGGCCCGGGACGTGCTGCGCGGGATGGTCGCCTCCAGCGAGGAGCCGATCGCCGGTGGCCGGCACAAGGTGTTCGGCCGGGCCGACCTGGCTGTTGTGCCGACGACCTCCACCATCGCCTCGCATCTGCCGCGCGCGGTCGGGATGGGGCTGGCCGTGGAACGGCTGCGCCGGCTGGACAGCGCCGGGCGGCGTACCGGAGCCGGGGTGCGGGTCGGCAGCGACACGGGCGCGACACACCTCCCGTGGCCGCCGGACGCGATAGTCGTCTGCTCGTTCGGCGACGCCTCCATCAACCACGCCAGCGCCACCGCCGCCTTCAACACCGCCGGGTGGTACGACCACGCCGGCCTGCGTATCCCGGTGCTCTTCGTCTGCGAGGACAACGGGCTGGGCATCAGCGTCCGGTCACCGGAGGGCTGGGTCGAGGCCACCCTGCGGGCCAAGCCGGGCATCCGCTACGTCAGCGCGGACGGGGCCGACCCCGTGCGGGCGTACGCGGTGGCGGCGGAGGCCGCCGCCTGGGTGCGCCGCACCCGGCGTCCGGCGGTGCTGCACCTGCGCACCGTCCGGCTGATGGGGCACGCCGGGGCGGACGCGGAGTCGGCGTACCGCAGCCCGGCCGAGCTGGCCGAGGACCTGGACCGCGATCCGGTGGCCGCCACCGCGCGCCTGCTCGTCGACGCGGGGGTGGCGACCGGCGAGGAGCTGCTGGCCCGGTACGACGAGACCGGCTGGCAGGTACGCCGGCTGGCCGAGGAGGTGCTGGGCGAGCCGAAGCTGGCGTCGGCGGCCGACGTGGTGTCGGCGCTGGCGCCCCGCCGCCCGGTGCGGGTGGCGCGCGCGGTGGCCGACGCCGCGGCGCGGGCCAGCGGCCCGGGCGCGGGCGCCCGGGCGGAGGCGTTCGGCGGCAAGCCGCCGGAGCTGACCGGCCCGCTGACCCTGGCGCAGAGCATCAACGCGGCGCTCGCCGACGGGATGCTCGACCATCCGCAGATGGCGGTGTTCGGTGAGGACGTGGCCGCCAAGGGTGGCGTGTACGGGGTGACGAAGGGACTGCGGGACCGTTTCGGGCCGGCCCGGGTGTTCGACACCCTGCTCGACGAGACGTCGGTGCTGGGGTTGGGGCTGGGCGCGGGGCTGGCCGGGATGCTGCCGGTGCCGGAGATCCAATACCTGGCGTACCTGCACAACGCCGAGGACCAGCTGCGCGGTGAGGCGGCCACCATGCGGTTCTTCTCGCAGGGGGCGTTCCGTAACCCGATGGTCGTCCGGGTGGCCGGGTTGGCGTACCAGGAGGGGTTCGGCGGGCACTTCCACAACGACAACTCGGTGGCCGTACTCCGGGATGTGCCGGGTCTGGTGGTCGCGGTGCCGGCGCGGCCGGACGACGCCGCGCCCATGCTGCGGACCTGCCTGGCCAGCGCGGCGGTGGACGGCAGCGTGTGCGTGTTCCTGGAGCCGATCGCGCTCTACCACACCCGTGACCTGTACGCCGACGGCGACGGGGAGTGGCTGGCCGGCTATCCGGAGCCGGGGGCGTGGGTCGCCGGGCACGTGCCGATCGGCCGGGCCCGGGCCTACCGGGTCGGCTCGGCGGACGACCTGACCATCATCACCTTCGGTAACGGCGTGCGGATGTCGCTGCAGGCCGCTGCCGTCCTCGCCGAGGAGGGGGTCGGCACCCGGGTCGTGGACCTGCGCTGGCTGGCCCCGCTGCCGGTGGCCGACATCATCCGCGAGTCCTCGGCGACGGGCCGGGTGCTGGTGGTGGACGAGACCCGCCGGTCCGGCGGGGTCGGCGAGGGAGTGATCGCCGCGCTGGTCGACGCCGGATATGTCGGCGCAGCGCGTCGAGTAGCCGGAGTTGACTCGTTTGTACCATTGGGTCCGGCAGCGCGTCACGTTCTGGTCTCCACGGACGCCATTACCGACGGTGCCCGTACGCTGCTGGCACGGTAAATTCCGTTCCACCCGGTGCGCCACTTGCGCGGGGAGGCACAACTGTGTGGACTTTGCCTGACGGCGTCGCACCGACGCCGCGAGCAGGGACGAGATGAGGAGGCACGCGACAGTGAGCGCGACCGCTGGTCAGGCCGCCGACGGGGTACGCAGCCTGGCGGACCGGTTCGGGATCGAACCGGGGATGGTCGTCATGGAGATGGGGTACGACGACGACGTCGACCAGGATCTCCGGGACGCCCTGACCGACCGCTGTGGAGATCTGGTCGACGAGGACACCGACGAGGTGGTCGACGCGGTGCTGGTCTGGTACCGGGACGGCGACGGTGACCTCTTCGAGCTTCTCGTCGACGCCCTCGGCCCGCTGGCCGACAACGGCGTCGTGTGGCTGCTCACCCCGAAGGCGGGGCGTGACGGGCACGTCGAGCCGAGCGAGGTCGCGGAGTCCGCGCCCACCGCAGGCCTCCAGCAGACCTCGACCGTCAACGCCGGTCGGGACTGGAGCGGAGCCCGCCTGGTGCTGCGCCGAGGGGCCAAGGCCAAGAAGTAGCCCACGCCGCTTCGCGCGCCCGGCGGTCCGCACCGCCGGGCGGCAGGCTGGTGCCGTCTCCCTGACCGAGCTGAGGAGGGTTCGCATGCCCGTCGAGGTTGGCGCCGAGGCGCCCGACTTCGTGCTGAAGGACCAGAACAACCAGGAGGTCCGGCTCTCCGACTTCCGGGGCAGGCGGGCGGTCCTGCTGGTCTTCTACCCGCTCGCGTTCACCGGCACCTGCCAGGGCGAGCTGCGGGAGGTGCAGGACAACCTCGACGAGTACGCGAACGACGACGTCCAGGTGCTGACCGTCAGCGTCGACTCGGTCTACAGCCACAAGGTCTGGGCCGACCGCGAGGGCTACCGGTTCCCCATGCTGGCCGACTTCTGGCCGCACGGCGGCGTCGCCCAGGCGTACGGGGTCTTCAACGACACCGCCGGCTTCGCCAACCGGGGCACCTTCGTCATCGACCAGGCCGGCGTGGTCCGCTTCGCCGAGATGAACGGCCCGGGCGAGGCCCGCGACCAACTGGCCTGGCGCAAGGCCATCGCCGAAGCGACAGCCTGACCCGGGGTACGCCGTGCGCCCGGGTCGGCAGCGGGCAGGGTAAGCTTGCCAGCCACCGGCCCGCCGCACGGGCGATCCGGGCGCGTAGCTCAGTGGGAGAGCACTCGCCTTACAAGCGAGGGGTCGCAGGTTCGAAACCTGCCGCGCCCACCCTTCATCACCAGCGCGAATCCGCCCCGAGGAAGATCATTTCCGGGGTCGGATGACGTGGCCGCGAAAGCGCAGGTACCGGGGCGCGCCGAGGAGCGCCCGGGTCAGGAACATCACGACCCCGGCGGCGCCGAAGGCCAGTGCCAGCCAACCCAGACAGACGATGAGTCCCAAGCCGACATGGAGAAGCCACCCGATCGGTTTGCCGTACGAGCAGTCGGTGACATCTCCGTTGGTGCGGCACGTTTCACGCAGTTCGACCGAGGACCCCTGATCTTCCGGCACGATGCCCGACGAATGCACCCGGACCTTGCGGGCGGTGCCGTCGGATGCAATCACCGCTGCATCGCATTCCCACCAGTAACCGAAGCCCCGCCGGCTGATCGGGCCAATCTGCTGGCAGGCGCCCGCCACCACCCGTGCCGGTTGCCCGTAGTGCACACCCCCGAATTGGTTGACGACCGTCATGGCACCCAGGAAGACCAGCACGCTGGCCAGGGCCAACAAGGCGGCAAGACAGGCGGATCGCAGACGGTACGTGGTCGGCCCCAGCGACTGCCAGAGCCGCATCTCCCGGCCGTAGAGGTCGGGGCCTGCGAGGTCGGAACCGACCATCGTGCGGATCACCACGGGGTGTCGCCGAGACGTCGGCCGGGCAGGAAGCCTGGGGCACACATGGGGTGGTCTTCG
Coding sequences within:
- a CDS encoding MarR family winged helix-turn-helix transcriptional regulator, with the translated sequence MAHVSDAVRHRQGAAFAELGLTPAAARALHQLDPDRPLPARDLAGQLGCDRSNVTVLVDKLEQAGLVERRTDPADRRQKTLVVTEKGRVERDRVTMVMSDSRLLSGLTDEELRTLRDLVWKASDDGCSEPCGPE
- a CDS encoding DUF3052 domain-containing protein; amino-acid sequence: MSATAGQAADGVRSLADRFGIEPGMVVMEMGYDDDVDQDLRDALTDRCGDLVDEDTDEVVDAVLVWYRDGDGDLFELLVDALGPLADNGVVWLLTPKAGRDGHVEPSEVAESAPTAGLQQTSTVNAGRDWSGARLVLRRGAKAKK
- a CDS encoding DUF6346 domain-containing protein encodes the protein MVIRTMVGSDLAGPDLYGREMRLWQSLGPTTYRLRSACLAALLALASVLVFLGAMTVVNQFGGVHYGQPARVVAGACQQIGPISRRGFGYWWECDAAVIASDGTARKVRVHSSGIVPEDQGSSVELRETCRTNGDVTDCSYGKPIGWLLHVGLGLIVCLGWLALAFGAAGVVMFLTRALLGAPRYLRFRGHVIRPRK
- a CDS encoding peroxiredoxin is translated as MPVEVGAEAPDFVLKDQNNQEVRLSDFRGRRAVLLVFYPLAFTGTCQGELREVQDNLDEYANDDVQVLTVSVDSVYSHKVWADREGYRFPMLADFWPHGGVAQAYGVFNDTAGFANRGTFVIDQAGVVRFAEMNGPGEARDQLAWRKAIAEATA
- a CDS encoding YjbQ family protein — its product is MRTDVITVQTGSRPAVRDITAEAQQFVSGAGDGLLHVFVPHATAGLAIIETGSGSDDDLLSALDDLLPTQDRWRHRHGSPGHGRDHVLPAFVPPYATLPVLAGRLSLGTWQSICLVDTNGDNPTRQVRFSFLPG